The DNA window TGGTTAGTGCTTGATTTTTGATCAGCCACCATGAAAATTAAATCACCGTTTTCAACCTGCAACCGTTCGATCAGTTGTTGTTGCTGTTCAGGTGTAAAGAATTTGACAATATTAGAGGTTAATGTGCCTTCTTGCATTTTCATCCAAGCTAATCCATTGATTCCAAAACGTCCGACAAATTCTGTATAGGTTTCAATTCCTTTGCGCGTTATGTCAGAGCCGCCTTTAACGCAAATCCCCTTAACAGTTCCGCCTTCGCGAAGCTGATCAAGAAATACAGAAAAGCTAGATCCTGCCACAATGTCGTCAAGCGTAGAAAGTGTCATTTCAAAGCGCATGTCCGGTCTGTCGCAGCCATATTTTTCCATGCAAATGGCATGAGAAAGTGTTTCAAATGAGGAGGGGATCTCAATGGAGCAGCATTCTTTAAATAGCGTTTGTATGAGGCCTTCAATGATTGGAATGAGAATATCTGGTGTTGCAAAGCTCATTTCGAGATCGATTTGTGTAAACTCGGGCTGTCTATCTGCACGAAGGTCTTCATCTCGGAAGCAAGGGGCGATTTGAAAGTATCGATCCATTCCCGCAACCATTAAGAGTTGCTTAAAAATTTGAGGCGATTGAGGAAGCGCATAGAAACTTCCCGGGTGAACGCGAGAAGGAACCAGATAGTCACGAGCCCCTTCTGGAGTGGATTTTCCAAGAATAGGAGTGGAAATTTCGAGAAAACCTCTTTGGCTGAGATAATTGCGCGTAGTGAGCATTGCTTTATGTCTAACAATGAGTTTTTCGGCCACATCGCCTCGGCGAATATCCAGATAGCGGTACTTTAAACGGAGTTCTTCATGCACTTCAATCGATTCATCACAAATAGAGAAAGGAGGAGTTTTAGCGGTAGACAAAACTTCAATATGGTCTACAACAACTTCGATGTCTCCAGTTGCTAATTTGGGGTTTTTCATATCAAGCGTACGTTCGATGACGTGACCTTGAATAGAAATGACCCATTCCGAACGCAGTTTTTCACTCACAGCATGAGCTGCAGCATTCGTTTCTGGGTCAAATACAAGTTGAGTTAAACCATAGCGGTCGCGTAAATCGATGAAGATAAGACCTCCATGGTCACGACGACGATGAACCCATCCCGAAAGGATTACGGAGGTGCCTGTATCTTCTTGACGCAATGACCCACAATCGTGGGTTCTAACAAAATTAAACATATATCTCCTGAAAATCGACAATCAGTTTAGTTATTCAATGATATCTTGGATTTCTTCCATGGCACTTTGAAGCTGCTGAGTCAGATTTTTCGTTTGTTCGATAGATTGGGAAATTTTTTTAAAAAAGAACTCGGCTTCTCCAGGCTCTTCAAAAGGTCTATGCATTTCATTCCAAACTTTCAAAATGTCATGGGAGCTTGTTTCGATTTCCAGAATTCGATTTAGATGAAAGAGAGGTGCTGTATAAGTTTCCCCAGTCGCCATTTCTTTCAGTTGGACTTCTCTTTTTTGGAGTTCTTGGTCACCCACAACGGCGACAAAACGAGCTCCCACCTGATTGGCAAGCTGCATCGCTTTTCCAATTTTTTTTCTTGAGAAATCCATTTGAACCGATATGCCTTTTTGACGAAGATCGTGTGCCAGCGTAAAACATGTTTTTTCGGCTTCTTTACCCAGAGGAATAAAGAATAATGCGGGTTGATAGGGATTAGGAAGAGCAATTTCTTGCTTTAGCATTGTTTGGATAATTCTTTCAATGCCAGTTCCAAAGCCAAGTGCAGGAAGATCTGGCCCGCCGATCGTTTTAATTAATCCATCGTAACGACCGCCGCCACCGACGCTGTTTTGAGCCCCTAGTTGGCCGGAAACAATTTCAAAAACAGTTTTGTTGTAATAATCTAAACCCCGGACAAGGTTGGAGTTGACTACAAAAGGAATGTTTAATTGTGTCAGAAGTTGTTTGACGGTTTCAAAGTGGGTGCGTGATGCATCATCCAAAAAGTCGAGGATCGAAGGCGCTGAAGCGACGATTTTTTGATCGCCAGGATTTTTAGAGTCTAAGATACGCAAAGGATTTGTTTCAAAACGTGTTTTACTATCTTCTGAAAGGCCATCAAAATGCTCTTTTAAATAGTTTTTCAAAGCTTCTTTATAAGCAATGCGGGCTTCTGGTGTTCCAATGGAGTTAATATAAACTTGCAGGTTAGACAGACCTAGACGTCTGTACAGTGTGTAGAGAAGATCAATGACTTCTGCATCTTGTTCAGGCGCATCGCAACCAATGACTTCGACACCAAACTGATGGTGTTGACGATAACGTCCAGCTTGGGAGCGCTCGTAGCGGAACATTGGGCCGATGTAAAAAAGCTTGTGTGTGCGGGATTCTGTATGGAGATTATGTTCGACAAAAGATCTAACAACAGGGGCAGTGCCTTCAGGGCGTAGGGACATGGACCTACCACCGCGATCTTCAAAGGTGTACATTTCCTTTGAAACTACATCAGTTGCTTCTCCAACACCTCTTTTGAACAATTCTGTGCGTTCAAAAATAGGTGTGCGAATTTCTTCAAAACCATATTCAGCAGCAAGTTTGCGGATAACGGATTCTACATATGTCCATAAATGAGATAGCTGCCAAGTCTCTTCTGTGCCACGGGGAAGTATATCGAAAACGCCTGGAGGTTTAGAAATATCCATAAAATCATCCTTTTTTTACTAAGTCACACAAGTATATGTTGTTGAAAGAAAAGAGTCAAAAAAAAGGCGAAGTGGAGGGGATTGAAAAATATTCAGTTTTAATATTTGAGATTTATATTTTATAAATGGCTGAATTGAAATTAGTTGAAACTTAAAGTTTGGAAGGTAGAAGGCAACTGGATCGTTGCCTTCGAATAGCATCCTAGCTTTCGAAGGAAATACTACCTCGTGGTTCTTCTCTTAATCTCACATTTCCGTGTTCATCAATATTCAAAATGAGCGAGGCCGTTTCTATCGTTCGGCTAGTATAAGCGCTTAAAGCTATGCAAAAGCCAACGTTTTTAAACATCTTAGCTATTCTTTCAGCGTTATTAATGCCTTCTTCAGATAGGGCTGTTGCATCTGAACTGCTCCAACGTCCCGTAAGTGTGT is part of the Parachlamydia acanthamoebae genome and encodes:
- the aspS gene encoding aspartate--tRNA ligase, coding for MFNFVRTHDCGSLRQEDTGTSVILSGWVHRRRDHGGLIFIDLRDRYGLTQLVFDPETNAAAHAVSEKLRSEWVISIQGHVIERTLDMKNPKLATGDIEVVVDHIEVLSTAKTPPFSICDESIEVHEELRLKYRYLDIRRGDVAEKLIVRHKAMLTTRNYLSQRGFLEISTPILGKSTPEGARDYLVPSRVHPGSFYALPQSPQIFKQLLMVAGMDRYFQIAPCFRDEDLRADRQPEFTQIDLEMSFATPDILIPIIEGLIQTLFKECCSIEIPSSFETLSHAICMEKYGCDRPDMRFEMTLSTLDDIVAGSSFSVFLDQLREGGTVKGICVKGGSDITRKGIETYTEFVGRFGINGLAWMKMQEGTLTSNIVKFFTPEQQQQLIERLQVENGDLIFMVADQKSSTNQALDHLRRRIAKDRNLIPSNTYRFLWVRDFPLFNWNPDEQRLESEHHPFTSPLPEDLHLLDSDPLKMRSSGYDLVLNGYEVGGGSQRIHSSELQQKIFEKLKLTPEELKTKFGFFLEALSFGTPPHLGLALGLDRLVMLLTGTDNIRDVIAFPKTQKASDLMLECPSLVVKKQLHELGISVEEEKKH
- the hisS gene encoding histidine--tRNA ligase, coding for MDISKPPGVFDILPRGTEETWQLSHLWTYVESVIRKLAAEYGFEEIRTPIFERTELFKRGVGEATDVVSKEMYTFEDRGGRSMSLRPEGTAPVVRSFVEHNLHTESRTHKLFYIGPMFRYERSQAGRYRQHHQFGVEVIGCDAPEQDAEVIDLLYTLYRRLGLSNLQVYINSIGTPEARIAYKEALKNYLKEHFDGLSEDSKTRFETNPLRILDSKNPGDQKIVASAPSILDFLDDASRTHFETVKQLLTQLNIPFVVNSNLVRGLDYYNKTVFEIVSGQLGAQNSVGGGGRYDGLIKTIGGPDLPALGFGTGIERIIQTMLKQEIALPNPYQPALFFIPLGKEAEKTCFTLAHDLRQKGISVQMDFSRKKIGKAMQLANQVGARFVAVVGDQELQKREVQLKEMATGETYTAPLFHLNRILEIETSSHDILKVWNEMHRPFEEPGEAEFFFKKISQSIEQTKNLTQQLQSAMEEIQDIIE
- a CDS encoding phosphoglycerate mutase family protein; protein product: MYFLCCQPGTIPDNYIEPKISKHTLTGRWSSSDATALSEEGINNAERIAKMFKNVGFCIALSAYTSRTIETASLILNIDEHGNVRLREEPRGSISFES